Proteins encoded within one genomic window of Mesorhizobium sp. AR10:
- a CDS encoding carbohydrate ABC transporter permease has protein sequence MERKSPAFTIFIYLCALLLAAVILAPIAWLFIMSISPAADLATKPLRWWPQSADFSRYQQLLSTTENSAGAAFTASLRNSLEIAGMATIAALLLAIPAGWAVSRTPSIGWSLSMVIATYMLPPVALAVPLYMGLSHLGLLNNIFGLALVYLTILAPFTTWLMKSGFDAIPREIEAAAMIDGAGLFQTLRIITLPLAAPVMATSALFAVLLAWDEFFYALLFTSDQRAKTLTVAIADLAGGRVSDYGLIATAGVLAALPPVLIGLVMQRALISGLTSGGVKG, from the coding sequence ATGGAACGCAAAAGCCCCGCCTTCACCATCTTCATCTACCTCTGCGCGCTGCTGCTTGCCGCGGTGATCCTCGCCCCCATTGCCTGGCTGTTCATCATGAGCATCTCGCCGGCCGCCGACCTTGCCACCAAGCCGCTGCGCTGGTGGCCGCAAAGCGCCGACTTCTCCCGCTACCAGCAATTGTTGTCGACGACCGAGAACAGCGCCGGTGCCGCCTTCACCGCATCGCTGCGCAACAGCCTCGAGATCGCCGGCATGGCGACGATTGCAGCGCTCCTGCTTGCCATCCCCGCCGGCTGGGCCGTCTCGCGCACGCCGTCGATCGGCTGGTCGCTGTCGATGGTCATCGCCACTTACATGCTGCCGCCGGTGGCGCTTGCCGTGCCGCTCTATATGGGCCTTTCCCATCTTGGCCTGCTCAACAACATCTTTGGCCTGGCGCTGGTCTATCTGACGATCCTGGCGCCCTTCACCACCTGGCTGATGAAGTCGGGCTTCGACGCCATCCCGCGCGAGATCGAGGCGGCGGCAATGATCGACGGCGCCGGCCTGTTCCAGACGCTGCGCATCATCACGCTGCCGCTTGCGGCACCAGTGATGGCGACATCCGCGCTGTTTGCCGTGCTGCTTGCCTGGGACGAGTTCTTCTACGCCTTGCTCTTCACCTCGGACCAGCGTGCCAAGACCTTGACCGTCGCCATCGCCGATCTGGCCGGCGGCCGTGTCTCCGACTACGGACTGATTGCGACAGCCGGCGTGCTGGCCGCCCTGCCTCCGGTGCTCATCGGCCTCGTTATGCAACGCGCGCTGATCTCCGGCCTGACCAGCGGCGGTGTCAAAGGATGA
- a CDS encoding carbohydrate ABC transporter permease, whose translation MSGTWMTTRAWLLMLPLLVVMVAVIGWPLVDTVGLSFTDAKLVGTAGSFVGIDNYTKMLSSSNFSRTLITTTWFAVASVAIEMVIGVLAALLLNQEFRGRTFLRALMILPWALPTVVNATLWRLIYNPEYGALNAALTQLNLIDAYRSWLGEPGTALAALIVADCWKNFPLVALIALAALQTVPRDITAASLVDGAGPFARFRFVILPYLAGPLMVALVLRTIEAFKVFDIIWVMTRGGPANSTRTLSILVYQEAFSFQRAGSGASLALIVTLLVTVLAVAYAALVKKTAGSAT comes from the coding sequence ATGTCGGGCACCTGGATGACAACCCGTGCGTGGCTGCTAATGCTGCCGCTTCTCGTGGTCATGGTCGCCGTCATCGGCTGGCCGCTCGTCGATACCGTCGGCCTGTCCTTCACCGACGCCAAGCTGGTCGGCACGGCGGGCAGTTTCGTCGGCATCGACAACTACACCAAGATGCTGTCGAGCTCGAACTTCTCGCGCACGCTGATCACCACGACGTGGTTTGCCGTTGCGTCCGTCGCCATCGAAATGGTGATCGGCGTTCTGGCGGCACTGTTGCTGAACCAGGAGTTTCGCGGCCGCACCTTCCTGCGGGCGCTGATGATCCTGCCCTGGGCACTGCCGACCGTGGTCAACGCCACGCTGTGGCGGCTGATCTACAATCCGGAATATGGCGCGCTGAACGCGGCATTGACGCAGCTGAACCTTATCGACGCCTATCGCTCCTGGCTCGGCGAACCCGGGACCGCGCTGGCGGCGTTGATCGTCGCCGACTGCTGGAAGAATTTCCCGCTGGTGGCGCTGATCGCGCTCGCCGCCCTGCAAACGGTCCCGCGCGACATCACCGCTGCCTCGCTCGTCGACGGCGCCGGACCTTTCGCCCGCTTCCGCTTCGTGATCCTGCCCTATCTCGCCGGACCGCTGATGGTCGCGCTGGTGCTGCGCACCATCGAGGCCTTCAAGGTCTTCGACATCATCTGGGTGATGACTCGCGGTGGCCCGGCCAACAGCACACGCACGCTGTCGATCCTCGTCTACCAGGAAGCCTTTTCCTTCCAGCGTGCCGGTTCCGGCGCCTCGCTGGCGCTGATCGTAACATTACTGGTCACCGTGCTCGCGGTCGCCTACGCCGCGCTGGTGAAGAAGACCGCCGGGAGCGCCACCTGA
- a CDS encoding extracellular solute-binding protein — protein MLKSIGKTLLGAVFVGGLQVPHAFAETSLNALFMAQAAYSEADVRAMTEAFTKANPDVKVNLEFVPYEGLHDKTVLAQGSGGGYDVVLFDVIWPAEYATNKVLVDVSPKITDDMKKGVLPGAWTTVEYDGKYYGMPWILDTKYLFYNKEILEKAGIKTPPKTWDELSEQAKIIKDKGLLATPIAWSWSQAEAVICDYAMLVSAYGGDFLKDGKPDFQNGGGLDALKYMVASYKSGLTNPNSKEFLEEDVRKVFENGDAAFALNWTYMYNMANNPKDSKVAGKVGVVPAPGIAGKSEVSAVNGSMGLGVTAVSKHPDEAWKYIEFMTSQATQNQYAKLSLPIWASSYDDPAVTKGQEELIATAKVGLAAMYPRPTTPKYQEMSTALQQAIQEALLGSASPEDALKTAAENSGL, from the coding sequence ATGCTGAAATCGATCGGTAAGACACTCTTGGGTGCAGTCTTCGTTGGAGGATTGCAGGTTCCCCACGCTTTCGCCGAAACGTCGTTGAATGCGCTGTTCATGGCGCAAGCCGCCTACAGCGAGGCCGACGTCCGCGCCATGACGGAGGCCTTCACCAAGGCCAATCCGGACGTCAAGGTCAATCTCGAATTCGTCCCCTATGAGGGACTTCACGACAAGACGGTGCTGGCGCAAGGATCAGGCGGCGGCTACGACGTTGTGCTGTTCGACGTCATCTGGCCGGCCGAATATGCGACCAACAAGGTGCTGGTCGACGTGTCGCCGAAGATCACCGACGACATGAAGAAAGGCGTGCTGCCCGGCGCCTGGACCACCGTCGAATATGACGGCAAATATTACGGCATGCCCTGGATCCTCGATACCAAGTATCTGTTCTACAACAAGGAAATTCTCGAGAAGGCCGGCATCAAGACCCCGCCCAAGACCTGGGACGAACTCAGCGAGCAAGCCAAGATCATCAAGGACAAGGGCCTGCTGGCGACGCCCATCGCCTGGAGCTGGTCGCAGGCCGAAGCCGTGATCTGTGACTACGCCATGCTGGTCAGCGCCTATGGCGGTGATTTCCTCAAGGACGGCAAGCCCGACTTCCAGAACGGCGGCGGGCTCGACGCGCTGAAATACATGGTCGCCAGCTACAAGTCTGGCCTCACCAATCCGAATTCCAAGGAATTCCTCGAAGAGGATGTCCGCAAGGTCTTCGAGAATGGCGACGCCGCCTTCGCGCTCAACTGGACCTACATGTACAACATGGCCAACAATCCCAAGGACAGCAAGGTGGCGGGCAAGGTCGGCGTCGTGCCGGCGCCCGGCATTGCCGGCAAGAGCGAGGTTTCGGCCGTCAACGGTTCGATGGGTCTTGGCGTCACCGCGGTCAGCAAGCACCCGGACGAAGCCTGGAAGTACATCGAGTTCATGACTTCGCAGGCGACACAGAACCAGTACGCCAAGCTCAGCCTGCCGATCTGGGCGTCGTCCTACGACGATCCGGCCGTCACCAAGGGCCAGGAAGAACTGATCGCCACGGCCAAGGTCGGGCTTGCCGCCATGTATCCGCGCCCGACCACGCCGAAATACCAGGAGATGTCGACCGCCCTGCAGCAGGCGATCCAGGAAGCCCTGCTCGGTTCGGCTTCGCCGGAGGACGCGCTGAAGACGGCTGCTGAAAACAGCGGCCTCTGA
- a CDS encoding ROK family transcriptional regulator, with amino-acid sequence MHDISPIRAKSGTNQEGTSAHNRRVMIEALRLNGALSRADLARATQLTKQAVSNIIEDLERDGLVVALDTVRKGRGQPSTPYSLVPEGAFAIGLQIDRHLTRAVAVDLVGSVLARAEANLPVDEPSRGVKVILGLIDGVRRQLADISSQSENRLVGLGVAMPGPFGVKNSDDKWMMPAWQKFPLLETLAAGTGLNVGLQNDAAACATAERIVGAAHGVDHAVCLYVGYGIGAGLILNGELYSGGNGNAGEIGMALLSPAGPGSTPLEHRASLASLYQHLDMNPADGGLYEQMNALAMAEDPKIMAWIEGAAHDLRWSVHLIETIFDPQTVILTSGAPEALARRLLEAMHPLLPSIADRPGRLLPRLQLGITDPWSIALGAAAEPISRAFDPRFSAILKTRSGSF; translated from the coding sequence GTGCACGATATCAGCCCGATCCGCGCCAAAAGCGGCACCAACCAGGAAGGCACGAGCGCGCACAACCGCCGTGTCATGATCGAGGCGTTGCGGCTCAACGGCGCGCTCTCTCGCGCCGACCTGGCGCGGGCGACACAGCTGACCAAACAGGCGGTTTCCAACATCATCGAGGATCTTGAGCGCGATGGCCTTGTCGTGGCGCTGGATACGGTGAGGAAGGGCAGGGGCCAGCCTTCGACCCCTTACAGTCTGGTTCCGGAAGGCGCCTTCGCCATAGGGCTGCAGATCGACCGCCACCTGACGCGGGCGGTTGCCGTCGACTTGGTCGGCAGCGTCCTGGCGCGCGCCGAGGCAAACTTGCCCGTCGATGAACCGTCGAGGGGCGTCAAGGTCATCCTCGGTCTCATCGATGGCGTCAGACGCCAACTGGCGGATATTTCCAGCCAGTCCGAAAATCGGCTCGTCGGCCTCGGCGTTGCCATGCCCGGCCCTTTCGGGGTGAAAAATTCCGATGACAAATGGATGATGCCGGCCTGGCAGAAGTTTCCGCTGCTGGAGACGCTTGCCGCCGGCACCGGACTGAATGTCGGGCTGCAGAACGACGCGGCGGCTTGCGCGACGGCAGAGCGCATCGTCGGAGCCGCGCATGGTGTCGATCATGCGGTTTGCCTCTATGTCGGCTACGGCATCGGTGCGGGACTCATCCTCAATGGCGAACTCTATAGCGGCGGCAACGGCAATGCTGGTGAGATCGGCATGGCATTGCTGTCGCCGGCCGGTCCCGGCTCGACGCCGCTCGAGCATCGCGCTTCGCTCGCCTCGCTCTACCAGCACCTGGACATGAACCCTGCCGATGGGGGCCTCTACGAACAGATGAATGCACTGGCCATGGCTGAGGACCCGAAGATCATGGCCTGGATCGAGGGCGCCGCGCATGACCTTCGCTGGAGCGTGCACCTCATCGAAACCATCTTCGATCCGCAAACAGTCATTCTGACCAGTGGTGCGCCGGAAGCGCTGGCTCGCCGGCTGCTGGAAGCGATGCACCCGCTGCTGCCGTCGATCGCCGACCGGCCCGGACGGCTATTGCCGCGCCTGCAACTCGGCATCACCGATCCCTGGTCGATCGCACTGGGTGCCGCGGCCGAGCCGATCAGCCGTGCCTTCGACCCGCGTTTCTCGGCGATCCTGAAGACACGATCCGGCAGCTTCTGA
- a CDS encoding GNAT family N-acetyltransferase — MPRTIRTLAPEDVEALVDWAAAEGWNPGLDDAAVFRAADPEGFIGAFVDGEMVAGISAVIYGADFGFIGLYICRPDRRGQGHGKAVWHAGMARLGNRTIGLDGVAEQRDNYQRMGFVPAYDTVRYSGPVGTLASPGDIQPVAPERIADILAYDRICFPAPRQSFLEEWLQPPRIALAIVKSGTVSGYGVARPCRDGFKIGPLFADDMEIALQLLTGLASVHAGKTLHIDVPATNGDFTARLEAAGLSPSFTTTRMYRGGVPENIPARVFGVTTLELG, encoded by the coding sequence ATGCCTAGAACGATCCGAACGCTTGCGCCCGAGGACGTGGAAGCCCTTGTCGACTGGGCGGCCGCCGAAGGCTGGAACCCCGGCCTCGACGATGCCGCGGTGTTCCGGGCGGCCGATCCCGAGGGCTTCATCGGCGCCTTTGTCGACGGCGAGATGGTGGCCGGTATCTCGGCCGTTATCTATGGTGCCGACTTCGGGTTCATCGGCCTCTACATCTGCCGCCCGGACAGGCGCGGCCAAGGGCATGGCAAGGCGGTCTGGCATGCCGGTATGGCGCGGCTCGGCAACCGCACGATCGGCCTCGATGGCGTTGCTGAACAGCGTGACAACTACCAGCGCATGGGGTTCGTGCCTGCTTACGACACTGTTCGCTACAGTGGGCCGGTCGGCACCCTGGCGAGCCCGGGCGACATCCAGCCTGTCGCGCCGGAGCGCATCGCCGATATCCTGGCTTACGATCGCATTTGTTTCCCGGCACCACGGCAATCCTTCCTCGAGGAATGGCTGCAGCCGCCCCGCATTGCGCTTGCGATCGTCAAATCCGGAACGGTTTCCGGCTACGGCGTGGCGCGGCCGTGCCGCGATGGTTTCAAGATCGGGCCGTTGTTCGCCGACGATATGGAAATTGCGCTGCAACTTTTGACGGGATTGGCAAGCGTTCACGCCGGCAAGACCCTGCACATCGACGTCCCGGCAACCAACGGCGATTTTACAGCGAGGCTCGAAGCGGCCGGTCTGTCGCCCAGCTTCACAACGACCCGAATGTACAGGGGAGGCGTGCCTGAAAATATCCCAGCCAGGGTTTTCGGGGTAACGACACTCGAATTGGGCTGA
- the betI gene encoding choline-responsive transcriptional repressor BetI, protein MSLTRISDIRRRELRHAAYEVLQAEGMGGATIEKVAQRAGASKGIVHHYFKTKQELFEHAMRHSNALLRDEVIRLMRLARSPDQRLWAIIEGNFSTAFFTPGICRAWLALCAEIPREPQLARIQRVVHARMHSNLMTALSALVPSGECETVALGITTLIDGLWLRLALHPGQLTASDALMQMADYLAHRIPHIEWNEHLSRACAASAQAR, encoded by the coding sequence ATGAGTCTCACGAGAATAAGCGATATTCGACGCCGCGAATTGCGCCATGCAGCCTATGAGGTCCTCCAGGCGGAGGGTATGGGCGGAGCCACCATCGAAAAGGTCGCCCAGAGGGCAGGCGCGTCGAAGGGCATTGTCCACCACTATTTCAAAACCAAACAGGAACTGTTCGAGCATGCCATGCGGCACTCGAATGCTTTGCTGCGGGATGAGGTCATCCGCTTGATGCGCCTTGCTCGTAGCCCGGATCAGCGATTATGGGCGATCATCGAAGGCAATTTCAGCACGGCGTTTTTCACTCCCGGGATTTGTCGCGCCTGGCTTGCCCTTTGCGCCGAAATCCCGCGCGAGCCACAGCTGGCGCGTATCCAGCGCGTCGTTCATGCCCGCATGCATTCAAACCTGATGACGGCACTGTCGGCGCTCGTGCCGTCGGGCGAATGTGAAACCGTCGCGCTTGGCATAACGACACTTATCGACGGGCTTTGGCTCAGGCTGGCGTTGCACCCAGGCCAACTGACCGCTTCTGACGCGCTGATGCAAATGGCCGACTACCTAGCCCATCGTATCCCGCACATTGAATGGAACGAACATCTGTCCCGGGCTTGCGCTGCGAGCGCGCAGGCCCGCTAG
- a CDS encoding helix-turn-helix transcriptional regulator, producing the protein MNVLSPVSADPRDRAWTRNASEIPRRAAKMGFWDAIGRASAAIGGETFYDRLLEVLSSLVKADLLSLVRYSSFGAPDLVIPREIRIEVAAPYDSGFYAFDPFHNYWRTVGEPAVKSLRRLAPDELWKSRYALEFLRAARISDEIAVFLPPIGGASPTLIVDRAVGEFTAAEVVRVESVFPLLAGLHNAHLKAIISRGLIGHSTEKPLRLIDRSGKELAANHAWRTLAADPGSGLVEALADLACPGRTQTSLADGRLIVRSPLAADFGAAPGGLCDQVEVSALNAPSGQDDGWLACLTHRERQIVMLTLEGHPIVSIASRLGLKRGTVKNHRLRLYQKLDITTERELFLTYMQHLRAPGR; encoded by the coding sequence ATGAATGTTCTTTCTCCAGTAAGCGCCGATCCTCGAGACCGCGCGTGGACGCGGAACGCGTCCGAAATTCCGCGCCGCGCAGCCAAGATGGGATTTTGGGACGCGATCGGGCGCGCCAGTGCAGCCATAGGCGGCGAGACCTTCTATGATCGGCTTCTAGAGGTGCTGAGCTCGTTGGTAAAAGCCGACCTTCTTTCTCTGGTCCGCTATTCAAGTTTTGGCGCACCCGATCTGGTTATTCCTCGTGAGATCAGGATTGAGGTTGCAGCACCTTATGACTCTGGTTTCTATGCGTTCGACCCTTTCCACAACTATTGGCGAACTGTCGGGGAGCCTGCCGTCAAATCCTTGCGTCGGCTGGCGCCCGACGAATTGTGGAAGAGCCGCTATGCCCTGGAATTCTTACGCGCCGCGCGCATTAGCGACGAAATCGCGGTGTTCTTGCCGCCAATCGGCGGAGCCAGCCCAACCCTCATTGTTGACCGGGCCGTTGGCGAGTTCACGGCCGCTGAGGTCGTCCGCGTCGAGAGTGTGTTTCCGCTTTTGGCGGGCCTGCACAATGCGCATCTCAAGGCAATTATCAGCCGCGGATTGATCGGCCATTCGACAGAAAAGCCATTGCGCTTGATCGACCGCAGCGGCAAGGAGCTCGCGGCCAATCACGCGTGGAGGACGTTGGCCGCAGATCCAGGAAGCGGGCTCGTCGAAGCCCTGGCGGATTTGGCCTGTCCCGGCAGAACGCAGACATCGCTTGCCGACGGTCGGCTCATCGTCAGGTCTCCCCTGGCTGCGGATTTTGGTGCCGCCCCAGGAGGCTTGTGCGATCAGGTGGAAGTGTCCGCCCTGAACGCTCCGAGTGGGCAAGACGACGGCTGGCTTGCGTGCCTTACCCACCGAGAGAGGCAAATTGTGATGCTCACTCTGGAAGGGCATCCGATCGTGAGCATAGCCAGCCGCCTCGGCCTCAAGCGCGGCACTGTCAAGAACCATCGGCTACGCCTCTACCAGAAGCTCGACATCACCACCGAGAGAGAACTTTTTCTCACCTACATGCAACATCTGCGAGCCCCTGGAAGATGA
- a CDS encoding flavin-containing monooxygenase: MVTVGTIVGTTKRDLGSSHIQDCFAGAFAMKPDTLPKCCVIGAGCSGIVTAKALAERGIPFDWFDMSDRIGGQWAFENPNGKSAAYRSLHIDTSKLQLQLSDFPMPADTPHYLHHTQVLAYLQAYVEHFGLSGKVRLNTEVTEANRDGQGIWQIRLGDGQTHSYDALFVCNGHHWDSRLPDPAYPGHFDGTQFHSHTYRDPFNPVDFRDKSVLVVGMGNSAMDIATELCPRHITKKLFVSTRRGAHIFPRFLLGKPADKGKLYPWLPLSWQRWVGRRIFHFAVGYMEDFGLPKPDHRVFEAHISVSDTFPTLVASGDIEIRPGIRELDGDSIVFEDGRREKIDIIVWATGYKVTFPFFDPSFIAAPGNRLPLFKRVLKPGIPNLFFIALAQPSITLFALAERQAKWIAAYLSGEYALPDVEEQSRMIIADEKKHMARYYASARHTMQLDQDIYFADLDSELRRGRKRARALGFGRTRLPVPSLAETEVPAAAE, from the coding sequence ATGGTGACCGTCGGCACCATTGTTGGCACCACAAAGCGTGATCTAGGCTCCTCGCACATCCAAGATTGTTTCGCCGGAGCCTTTGCCATGAAGCCAGATACTCTTCCCAAATGCTGCGTCATCGGAGCCGGCTGCAGCGGCATCGTCACCGCCAAGGCGCTTGCCGAACGGGGCATCCCTTTTGACTGGTTTGACATGAGCGACCGGATTGGCGGCCAATGGGCATTCGAGAATCCAAATGGGAAGTCGGCGGCCTATCGCTCCCTGCACATCGATACGTCGAAGCTGCAGCTGCAGCTTTCAGACTTTCCAATGCCTGCCGATACGCCTCACTATCTGCACCACACGCAGGTGCTGGCCTATTTGCAGGCCTATGTGGAGCACTTCGGCTTATCCGGCAAAGTCAGACTCAACACGGAAGTCACCGAGGCCAATCGTGACGGTCAGGGAATATGGCAAATTCGCTTGGGCGACGGCCAGACGCACTCTTATGATGCCCTGTTCGTCTGCAATGGGCATCACTGGGATTCCCGCCTGCCGGACCCCGCTTATCCCGGCCATTTCGACGGCACGCAATTTCATTCGCATACCTATCGCGATCCCTTCAACCCTGTCGACTTCAGGGATAAGAGCGTTCTCGTTGTCGGGATGGGCAATTCGGCAATGGACATCGCCACCGAGCTTTGCCCACGCCACATAACGAAGAAGCTCTTTGTGAGCACGCGGCGCGGCGCGCATATCTTTCCACGCTTTCTCCTCGGAAAGCCGGCCGACAAGGGCAAGCTGTATCCCTGGCTGCCGCTGTCATGGCAACGCTGGGTCGGTCGTCGGATATTCCATTTCGCAGTCGGCTACATGGAGGACTTCGGTCTGCCGAAACCCGACCACCGCGTCTTCGAGGCTCATATCTCGGTATCGGACACGTTCCCAACTCTTGTCGCTTCGGGCGATATAGAGATTCGGCCTGGGATCAGAGAGCTTGATGGGGACAGCATCGTTTTCGAAGACGGGCGTCGCGAAAAGATCGATATCATCGTCTGGGCCACCGGCTACAAGGTCACCTTTCCATTCTTCGATCCGTCCTTTATAGCGGCGCCCGGCAATCGGCTGCCTCTCTTCAAGCGCGTGCTCAAGCCCGGGATCCCGAACCTGTTCTTCATCGCTTTGGCCCAACCCAGCATCACGCTTTTCGCGCTTGCCGAGCGCCAGGCGAAATGGATCGCGGCCTACTTGTCGGGCGAATACGCATTGCCGGACGTGGAGGAACAGTCACGCATGATCATCGCCGACGAGAAGAAGCATATGGCGCGCTACTACGCTTCGGCGCGCCACACCATGCAGCTCGATCAGGACATCTATTTTGCCGATCTGGACAGTGAACTGCGGCGTGGCCGGAAGCGAGCGCGTGCCCTTGGCTTCGGACGCACACGACTGCCGGTGCCTAGCCTTGCTGAGACCGAAGTTCCCGCTGCAGCTGAGTGA
- a CDS encoding SDR family NAD(P)-dependent oxidoreductase, whose protein sequence is MTLNHSSQERFQVPPLLVGRRAVVTGAAGGIGKAIADAFDAAGGTVVRLDIRASDSVRSCDVADEESVVRAFMDVAADGPVDDVVHAAAIGAVAALADMSAAEFRRVLDVNLTGAFLVAREATRHMRRGGNLVLVASQYGLKGWPLWGAYCASKAGVLRLADTLVGELAPQGIRVNTISPGSVDTEMVATTTANIARQSGADAAAIRAGYEAAIPMGRFAQPGEIASVAVALCSGLCSYVNGSNIVVDGGELSR, encoded by the coding sequence ATGACACTCAATCACTCATCACAGGAGAGGTTCCAGGTGCCGCCTCTTCTTGTTGGCCGCCGCGCCGTCGTGACCGGTGCAGCGGGTGGCATCGGCAAGGCAATCGCCGATGCCTTCGATGCGGCCGGAGGGACGGTGGTCCGCCTTGACATAAGGGCTTCCGACTCTGTTCGCAGCTGTGATGTGGCAGATGAAGAATCCGTGGTGCGTGCATTCATGGACGTGGCAGCCGACGGACCCGTCGACGATGTCGTCCATGCAGCTGCGATTGGCGCCGTCGCTGCACTGGCTGACATGTCGGCAGCGGAGTTCCGCCGCGTGCTGGACGTGAACCTGACGGGTGCCTTCCTGGTCGCGCGAGAGGCGACGCGCCATATGCGCCGCGGCGGAAATCTCGTCCTTGTCGCTTCGCAGTACGGCCTCAAGGGGTGGCCCCTGTGGGGAGCCTATTGTGCCTCCAAGGCTGGCGTATTGAGGTTGGCTGACACGCTCGTGGGGGAACTCGCACCGCAGGGCATACGCGTGAATACGATTTCGCCTGGCAGCGTCGACACGGAGATGGTCGCAACAACCACCGCCAATATTGCGCGTCAATCGGGAGCTGATGCCGCGGCTATTCGCGCCGGCTATGAAGCGGCCATCCCCATGGGCCGCTTTGCGCAACCCGGAGAGATTGCATCCGTCGCTGTGGCGCTCTGCTCAGGCCTCTGCTCCTATGTGAACGGATCCAATATCGTCGTCGACGGCGGAGAACTTTCGCGATGA
- a CDS encoding SDR family oxidoreductase, translated as MPQRVMITAGGSGIGWAIAKAFVDNGARVHICDVDERALGEVTEKYPQIAVRRLDLTDEEAIDRWFDDALGDLNGLDVLINNAGTKGPTGYVEELKLDDWRECLSVCLDAQFLCARRATPAMKDQRSGSIINISSTAGLYGYGLRTPYAAAKWAVIGFTKSLAVELGPYGVRANAICPGSVDGARMQQVMKAEAESRDVSLDLVHKEYVQSQSIKRFVKPEEIADMCLFLASPAAKMMTGQAIAVDGHTETFHIGS; from the coding sequence ATGCCGCAACGGGTCATGATCACAGCGGGTGGTTCGGGCATAGGATGGGCGATCGCGAAGGCGTTCGTCGACAATGGCGCCAGGGTTCATATTTGCGATGTCGACGAGCGGGCGCTTGGCGAAGTCACCGAGAAATATCCGCAGATCGCGGTCCGTCGACTCGACCTGACGGATGAGGAAGCGATCGACCGTTGGTTCGACGATGCCTTGGGCGATCTCAACGGCCTCGATGTCTTGATCAACAATGCTGGCACCAAGGGGCCGACCGGCTATGTCGAGGAGCTCAAGCTCGACGACTGGCGCGAATGTCTGAGCGTCTGTCTCGATGCTCAGTTCCTTTGTGCCAGGCGGGCCACACCCGCCATGAAGGACCAGCGTTCGGGCAGCATCATCAATATCTCCTCGACCGCCGGGCTCTACGGCTATGGCCTTCGCACGCCTTATGCCGCTGCCAAATGGGCGGTAATCGGGTTTACCAAATCCCTTGCCGTCGAGCTGGGTCCGTATGGCGTGCGCGCCAATGCAATTTGCCCGGGCTCTGTCGATGGCGCACGCATGCAGCAGGTGATGAAGGCCGAGGCCGAAAGCCGCGACGTCTCCCTCGATCTCGTCCACAAGGAATACGTCCAGTCCCAGTCGATCAAGCGCTTCGTCAAGCCGGAAGAGATCGCCGATATGTGCCTCTTCCTCGCCTCGCCCGCCGCCAAGATGATGACCGGCCAGGCAATCGCTGTCGACGGCCACACCGAGACGTTCCACATAGGCAGCTGA
- a CDS encoding SMP-30/gluconolactonase/LRE family protein, whose translation MPTGNSEWQISAQTRDRLGESILWHPVEEALYWIDFYGPLVHRQKGGSGMVESWKIDSGETIGSLVFADKGRLLLAVDHGLHLFDTSTGTTRFFADPKTGKANLAYNDGKVDRAGRYWIGTYDLSEREAGAVFYRMASDGKAELADKGFVICNGPTFSPDNRMLYFSDTVGHRILSYDLDRNGMISGRRVFFTFANNDGMPDGLAVDSAGNVWCALYGGGKVVCIDAKGTLRRSLYLPATFVTSLCFGGPELKTLYVTTGWNSSTTEATKAKDVGGAVFMRPVDSPGLPEPVIKL comes from the coding sequence ATGCCGACAGGCAATTCAGAATGGCAAATCAGTGCTCAAACTCGCGACCGACTGGGCGAGAGCATCCTGTGGCATCCGGTGGAGGAAGCTCTTTACTGGATCGATTTTTACGGCCCACTCGTGCATCGCCAGAAGGGTGGCAGCGGTATGGTCGAGAGCTGGAAGATCGATTCAGGAGAGACGATAGGATCGCTCGTCTTCGCCGACAAGGGCCGCCTCCTTCTCGCTGTTGATCACGGCCTCCATCTCTTCGATACCAGCACCGGCACGACACGCTTCTTCGCCGATCCCAAAACCGGGAAAGCGAACCTGGCTTACAACGACGGCAAGGTCGACCGGGCCGGGCGCTATTGGATCGGAACCTATGATCTCTCCGAGAGGGAAGCTGGCGCGGTTTTCTATCGGATGGCATCGGACGGCAAGGCAGAATTGGCCGACAAAGGTTTTGTCATCTGCAATGGCCCGACTTTCTCCCCCGACAATCGCATGCTCTATTTCAGTGACACGGTTGGCCACCGCATCCTCTCCTATGACCTCGATCGCAACGGAATGATATCCGGCCGGCGGGTCTTCTTCACTTTTGCAAACAATGATGGAATGCCAGACGGCCTCGCGGTTGATAGCGCCGGGAATGTCTGGTGCGCACTCTATGGCGGCGGCAAAGTTGTGTGCATTGACGCCAAGGGGACGCTCCGACGGTCGCTCTATTTGCCGGCTACTTTCGTTACAAGCCTCTGTTTCGGCGGGCCAGAACTCAAGACGCTGTATGTCACGACCGGTTGGAACAGCAGCACGACGGAAGCGACCAAGGCGAAGGATGTTGGCGGCGCGGTCTTCATGCGGCCAGTCGATAGTCCTGGCCTGCCGGAGCCAGTCATCAAGCTTTAG